In Brevibacillus brevis, a genomic segment contains:
- a CDS encoding MFS transporter, with protein MLHESEEDRCIQNYVASPQNQERLFKRTLLIVVISQIFGGAGLAAGVTVGALLAQDMLGTESYAGIPSALLTLGSAVAALLVGRLSQRSGRRFGLASGFFAGGIGAIGVILAAVTRNIPLLFFSLLIYGAGTATNLQARYAGTDLAKPNQRATAVSIAMVSTTFGAVAGPNLVQVMGRLATSLGIPALAGPFILGAAAFLLAGLVFAVFLRPDPFVVAKAIAEAQKTGENGAKDAGAGKMASNGRGIVVGATVMILTQIVMVAIMTMTPIHMKNHGHGLGEVGLVIGIHIGAMYLPSLLTGVLVDKIGRTAMSFASGAILLAAGMIAALAPADSMALLITALALLGLGWNFGLISGTALIVDASEPATRAKTQGTVDVLIALAGASGGALSGMVVAHSSFATLSLAGGFLSLLLIPVGVWYHAKQKAAKTKSLPL; from the coding sequence ATGCTGCACGAATCTGAAGAAGATCGATGTATTCAAAACTACGTAGCTTCCCCGCAAAACCAGGAGCGTTTGTTTAAACGGACGCTGCTGATCGTGGTCATTTCCCAAATCTTCGGCGGAGCCGGACTAGCGGCTGGCGTCACTGTCGGTGCGCTGCTCGCTCAAGATATGTTGGGTACGGAAAGCTACGCCGGGATTCCTTCCGCGCTGCTGACCCTCGGTTCTGCCGTAGCTGCCCTGCTCGTCGGGCGGCTCTCGCAGCGCTCGGGACGCCGGTTTGGACTTGCTTCAGGCTTTTTCGCAGGGGGAATTGGCGCGATCGGGGTCATTCTTGCCGCCGTCACTCGCAATATTCCGCTTCTCTTTTTTTCTTTGTTGATTTACGGGGCAGGGACGGCCACCAATTTGCAAGCCCGCTATGCGGGGACTGACCTGGCGAAGCCCAACCAGCGCGCGACAGCGGTCAGTATCGCTATGGTCTCCACCACATTCGGTGCGGTGGCCGGCCCCAACCTGGTCCAGGTCATGGGCCGATTGGCGACTTCACTCGGCATCCCGGCTCTGGCGGGTCCCTTCATTCTGGGCGCTGCCGCTTTCCTTCTCGCGGGCTTGGTTTTCGCAGTTTTCCTCCGACCCGATCCGTTTGTAGTCGCAAAGGCCATCGCTGAAGCGCAGAAGACAGGCGAAAACGGCGCGAAGGACGCGGGGGCTGGAAAAATGGCAAGCAACGGCCGGGGGATCGTCGTAGGGGCGACCGTCATGATCCTGACCCAAATCGTGATGGTGGCGATCATGACGATGACGCCGATTCACATGAAGAATCACGGGCACGGCCTGGGCGAAGTGGGGCTGGTCATCGGCATTCACATCGGGGCGATGTACCTCCCTTCCCTGTTGACCGGGGTGCTGGTCGACAAGATCGGTCGCACGGCCATGTCGTTCGCTTCCGGCGCGATCTTGCTCGCTGCCGGCATGATCGCCGCGCTGGCTCCCGCGGATTCCATGGCTCTGCTGATTACGGCACTCGCTCTGCTCGGGCTGGGGTGGAACTTCGGCTTGATCAGCGGAACGGCGCTCATCGTGGACGCCAGCGAACCTGCCACCCGCGCCAAGACGCAGGGGACCGTCGACGTATTGATTGCCCTGGCAGGGGCATCGGGTGGAGCGTTGTCCGGTATGGTGGTAGCGCACTCCAGCTTCGCCACCCTTTCGCTCGCGGGAGGCTTCCTCTCGCTGCTGCTGATCCCGGTCGGGGTATGGTACCACGCCAAGCAAAAAGCGGCGAAAACGAAAAGCTTGCCGCTCTGA